One Glycine max cultivar Williams 82 chromosome 8, Glycine_max_v4.0, whole genome shotgun sequence genomic window, ttttttaagaaaaataaaacaaaatatattcaattttgagaaggaaaaaataattgatgagataaaaaatttaataaacaaagATCACCAGCAATCTAAAATTAAGACACCGATAATAAAATGAACTCCGACAAGAATTTAAGAATGCGGCCGAACTTAAGTTCAACGCCAGAGTACCCATTATATGCCTCAAAAAATTAAGTATtggaataattaatattaaaaggcTAATTATACAGGTGATTAGGGGGGTTTGTGGGacaattttaacttaaaattagtcccaactaaataaaaaaatacaataagatTTGCTtcgatttaaattatttatcaaatccgaacaaaattaaatcaattttttaatgatttagtttgattcatctttttaattttaattttttaaaaaatgcttaaaaattaatttgttattaattaaataaaacttaaataataactGCTTTAACAATCAAGGATATAAATGGATGATaaaatttttaacaattaaattttaaaaaaataataattgttttcaaattaaataatatttaaataataatcattcaACTTACAAATAAAACTTATGCATAATATTTGCTTGCAAGTTTCAACTAACGAACTTAAAAAAGTATTGAAACAACATTTACAATGCTTACTTCTAACTATAGAAACTTAGAAATTAAATGCCtaacaacaaaatattaattacaacaaTATTTTCTAAGAATATTCACGGTGTGATTTGATTTGGTTGAATTTTCTTTCGTTTAGGAACCAAGTCAAATTGCTAgatttgaacaataaaaatcaaactaatgataattttttctgcaattttttggatagattttttatttttgattttacATTCAGTTTTGAACACCCTTATAAGTAATGCATATAGTGTCGTACCTTATCAACATCAgcattttaaataataagaataaataataaatatttttattttattttgaaggtaatacaaaattttgaaacaaataattacataaattattataacaaaataatttttgaaggaattcttattaaaaaagttagaaTGTATTCACAAATTTGTTTAAACATTTAGATAAAATATGAATACATGAAAGGACTATTAtgcttattaaataataaatagatttagccaaattaaaatattgagtGAGACAAGAAATATAAGATAGAGGAAATATGAAGAGAAATATAGATTTGAGATGAAGCAGATGTGATGATGATAACATGGCACATATAGTCTGGCTTGAATGTCTGTAGTGCATGTGACTTTACATTATGAATGGTGGAGGCACCCAAAGCAAAGAAGCAGACGAAGGAACCAACCAACCTAATATAAAAGCCGATATCTTCAAGTTCAACTCACTCGTGCAGTATCGTATCCTCCTccagttgaaaaataaaaatataatatttgatggaaaaaatttattgttgatAATAATGATAGCGTATTCATTAATGGCTGTTTCCCTGTCTTATTTATCCGACTCCGACTCCCTCGTTTCCACCGCCATTTATTAATCCCTAAAGGACAAAAgagaacaaacaaaaacattggaTGGCAACGACAACTAGAACAACTTTCCTCAAACGACGCAGCATCTCCGCTTCCGCCGAATCTCCCTCCAGCTACAGGATCCGCTTCTCTCCGATAATGGACTCCAACGAGTCCTTCCCTTCCAGCTTCTCCAAGTTTAACTCCGCCCTCACCGCGGGCCTCTTAAACCCAATGTCCCCCCCTCCCGACAAGACCCGATCCAGCCCAACCCTCTTCGAAATGATGGCTAGCGAGCCCGACGTCCACCACCGCCCCACCACCCACATCCCAAACCCCACCACTACCAACGCTAACCACAAGCCCCAGATTCTTGATCGCCAGGCCCTCATGATGCAGCGTATTTCCGAGCTCCTTGGTTCTCGCAGCCCCGGGAACCAGTTCAACGACCCCCTTTCCAGCGACATCAAGCTCACTCTCAGCTCCAAAGACGGTATCAGTGTTTCCATGAACGTTCATCGCCAAATCCTCGTTGCTCACAGTAGGTTCTTCTCTGTCAAGCTCTCCGATCGCTGGACCAACCTGCAGCAGCAGCGCTCCCCGGTTCCCTACGAAGTTGAAATCGCCGATTGCGACGATGTTGAGGTTTACATTGAGACTTTGAGGTTGATGTATTGTAAGGATCTTAGGAAGAAGCTCATGAGGGAGGATGTCTCCAGAGTTCTCGGTATCTTAAAGGTACAgttttctcttttattagaTGGATAGTGGCTACTAATAATTTAATCTAACTGTGGGCTTAGGTTAGGTTCAGCCTATAGTAGGATAAGTTTCAATTTCGGATGTTAACTGTTTATGGACACTTGTAAGATGGAATTTCTGTTGTTTAGGTTATTGCTTATTTATTACACTACTACACTACATGCCTTTTTTCctcctttgttgttttgtttagtGCATTTGCTTGGTTTATTCaggtttttgtgtttttttacttAGGTTTCAGCTGCGATTGGGTTTGATGCTGgggttttgtcttgtttggAGTACTTGGAAGCCGCCCCGTGGGCGGAGGATGAGGAGGAGAAGGTGGCGTCACTGCTGTCTGAGCTTCGTCTTGAAGCAGTTGGAGCTGGGGAGGTTTTGAAGAGGGTTTCCACTGATGTTGTCAGTGGAAATGAAGAGGGGAGTGATAACGAGGAGGTTCTTCTTAAGCTTATTCGTGTGGTTCTTGAAGGGAAGGATGAGAAAGCCAGGCGCGAGATGAAAGGGTTAGTGTCGAAGATGCTGCGTGAGAATGCTTCGCAGAATGATCTTCGGAAGGAGTCGTTGTACTTGGCGTGTGACGATTGTCTGCAGTTACTTCGTCACCATTTTTTGCAGGCTGCGGCTTTGGACATGCAGGATGTGAGTCAAATTGCAAGACAAGCAGATAATTTGCATTGGATTTTGGATATTTTAGTTGACAGACAGATTGCCGAGGATTTCCTCAAGACATGGGCATCTCAGTCAGATTTAGCTGAAGTTCATTCTAAAGTGCCGGCAGTTCACAGGTTTGAGGTTAGCAGAGTTACGGCAAGGTTGTTTGTTGGGATTGGGAAAGGACAATTGTTGGCTTCTAAAGATGTCAGGTGTTTGCTTCTAAAAACTTGGCTGGTGCCCTTTTATGATGACTTTGGTTGGATGAGGAGGGCATCCAAGGGGCTTGATAGGCACCTAATTGAGGATGGTCTTAGTAACACGATTCTAACTCTTCCACTCTCCTGGCAACAGGATATTTTGCTTGCTTGGTTTAATCGTTTCTTGAATTCTGGTGAAGATTGCCCAAATATTCAAAGAGGGTTTGAAGTTTGGTGGAGAAGGGCTTTCTGGAAGAGGAATGGAGAGCAAGAACGGACAAGACAGTTACGAATTACAACTACATCAGTCGAGAACCCTTGAGGATAGATTGTTCCACTGTGGAGGAATTGGCAGCAAATTACTGGGTATGTATGTCACCTTTTAACCTTATTTCTATTTGATTCCTCTACAATTATCAGTATTGAAGTCTTCAGTCAAACCTGGCAGTTGACCTGCAAAATTCAATTGTGTGAACTGTGAAATGTGTTGGTTAGACTTGATGTCTTCATGCTCTGACTAGAAGTTAACACTGTTTATTCACCTCCTATTTTGTTggaaataaccaaagacaaatgTGTTTTGTAATTTGAGTGGGTACTTGGTACCATTTTCCTTTCCTCACTTCATATCTGTTGTATGATTTACACTTGGGTCAGCAGTAATTTTGCTCGTCTATAGAATGGATATGGAACTGATGAAAGTGGTTATGAGATACCTCAGACAAAATCAGTCTGTTATTTTATCAATGGCATTGCTCCACCCTTCCTCATATGCATGTAGTGGCAAGACATCCTGAGCTtcgtttataattttttaggttCCAAAATACTATTTCTGATAGGAATTTTGACTTGTCAGTTGGCTAAGCACTAGATTTTCTCGTAAAAACTTGTCACGAGAGGTCATTGCATCTGTATGGTCATTTCTATTTTCTGATGCCTTGGATGCCGTTTAGGTGTTGTTAAGTGTTAACTTGTCAGTGACTCTTAAGACAAACCACATATCTTTTATGGGCCACACAGTAATGATTTAGatgcttgatttcttctcttaagTCAATCTGCTTCAAAGTTCTTATTTGAAGTGTGgatttcttttgtttgttttatttcttgGTGTGTAGTTTATGATCATGCTGGCCAATACTATCCTTTTGGCTATAAAGATCTTAGTATTTGTTACTTCTTATGCAGGTAAACTGCGCCTTAGTTGTCTGATTCAATTGGTCTTTGTACTCATTGTCATATTTGGGCTTTTGATTGGCATATTCCTAAGTAATTCAACATATATTTGTCAGGGCATGCTAGATAAATTTATTccttagaaaatatataataattgctcccaaacataaataaaatatacttttgtgGAAAATAATTCAAGCTTcgtgttattttctttttttagtttcattgACGAAATATAAAAGTTTCTGACCGTTCAATGCAAACTCCTGGGCAAGACTAAAAGGTAGTTTGAATGCTGTGAAAGTATGGTTGGCCTTCAATTTTCCAAGTTCCTAAGATGAGCCAAAATTTTCAAGTTCAGCAACTCGTGGTAGGTTAAGTTCTTCCATTGAGTTCATGGAAGGTTCAACATAAGGCTAATTTCTTTTATGTAGAGCATCGAATAGCTTTGGATGCAAGGCAGATGATGAAGACGAGGATGAATATACTTAAATATCTTTCTTGCAAATTAgtttatgttgattattgagTATTGAATATATTCAATCGGTTGTGTTATATGGGAATAACTTCGATGGAGGTTTAACTGTGGgaatataatttgtttctttactGAGGATTGtgaattctttttctatttcttgcTTTTCAACCAAACTTTGATAGATTCGAAACCTCCACCATTCTTGGGTTTAGTATCTTGCTTAGATAAGGAACCGGACTTGTGGGACATTTGGTATGTGGATATTTACTGTGTTAGCTTATTTATGAAACCATGGTCAAATGGCTGTTAAAATTAAGAATGCACAGACAGTATATTCATCCAAGCTTTTCACCAAAAAACAAACATCATTTCTAATCaatcaagaagaaaaaagaaaagtttttgcACAGTTGGAGTTTCCATCAGTACTAGTCACCAACAAACATGCATGCTCCATGGCGACATGATAATTAAACTGACAAATTGAACAAGTAGGTTGAACGCTCCACTAGTTGCTAAGAATTGAAAGATGCCAATGTCTGATTGGCTATATATCGACATGCTAGCAAAAATGGTAGAACTCTACAaggaaagaaaagggaaaagggaCAATATTATATACCTTTGTACATTAAGTGAATAAAAAGCTTAATACGAAATTTCACActcgagttttttttttctttctattcctacactaattattagttttttaaaacattatactgacattttttttatatattacactAACATTTACATAAAATTTCAGGAGTGAGTAGTATAATTTATTCTAATACGTAACTTGACAATATTTtgcctctatttttttaattctgcaAACTCGTGTAAACAAGATGAAAAAAGAATGCAGAAAAAAAATGCGATCTTGTGAAACAAAAAGAGCTTAATATACTGCATGTTTGATAATAGATTAGTTTTTAAACTCCACTTCTCAAGGTTAAAGATCAAtaggttaattttgtaaaaaaataaaaaagaagcttagtgtattgcatgtttgatattaaccattcaaattttgattccTATTATCATATCATGTGTTCAATTGTCACATCACCTATCACATTAGTATGTTAATGTCACATAATCATTAATAAGTTATGTTagcaatttttgttaaaaaaaattgacggGAGACTAGCAATTAACGATGGACCAAAATTGCTATTTTTTAAAACGTAGAGAAACaaatgtgcaattttttttgaatgacCAAAATTACACAATCGTGAAACTATAGATTTAAAaccaatttcaattaaaataacatatgaTGCTCgaatctaatttttatttgcagTGGAGGAACTACATAGGAAAAATATGTTGCTAAAATTGATGTCATTTAAAGagaaatatatcaaattaagtttctatttattatattatatggaATTCAATCCTCAAGGACTATGATAAGggagaatatatatttttaattcaatttgaaacacttcttaatttgttaaaaaaggaaaatttagtttttgttttaattatgaaataCATTCTTATTTCCTTTCTAAATCAATAGAATCAAATAGAACATAAATGAAAGCAAGATTTGTGACATTTGAAGCCCAAACTTAAAGTATAAGcccaatttaaatattaaaaaagctGCACATGGACCAAGACAATTGGGCTCGAGAAAAAACTGTTGGAACAACTCgagaacaaatattttttttttattgataaaagttTATAACACATGAAAATCGAAAACTGAcggttgttttgttttatttcttacttGCATTTCATCCTCTTTCTCAgccttgttttattttattacccAGCATActaatatcataatataaaaaggGGACGTTATCTCAAGCAGCCGTCTAACTAGAAAAAATAGCTTTCATGTTGGACTTTAAAGCAGAAAAATAAGACGAAAACGGAACAAAAATAACGGGTAGCTTTCATTAAGATTATCTTCTGCAAAACTCATGCACAAGTTAAAGGAAACATTTATAAATACATATGAATAAAGCTTCTCAAAGTGTGCACGTAACCTCTGTGAATTACAACAGATTTTCAATACACAtttatgttaaataaattatgtaaattatatGCCCTATTTAACAAGCTCTCACTTATAATTTcgtaatttttaacaaattttatttaataataaaaa contains:
- the LOC100817611 gene encoding BTB/POZ domain-containing protein At1g63850 is translated as MATTTRTTFLKRRSISASAESPSSYRIRFSPIMDSNESFPSSFSKFNSALTAGLLNPMSPPPDKTRSSPTLFEMMASEPDVHHRPTTHIPNPTTTNANHKPQILDRQALMMQRISELLGSRSPGNQFNDPLSSDIKLTLSSKDGISVSMNVHRQILVAHSRFFSVKLSDRWTNLQQQRSPVPYEVEIADCDDVEVYIETLRLMYCKDLRKKLMREDVSRVLGILKVSAAIGFDAGVLSCLEYLEAAPWAEDEEEKVASLLSELRLEAVGAGEVLKRVSTDVVSGNEEGSDNEEVLLKLIRVVLEGKDEKARREMKGLVSKMLRENASQNDLRKESLYLACDDCLQLLRHHFLQAAALDMQDVSQIARQADNLHWILDILVDRQIAEDFLKTWASQSDLAEVHSKVPAVHRFEVSRVTARLFVGIGKGQLLASKDVRCLLLKTWLVPFYDDFGWMRRASKGLDRHLIEDGLSNTILTLPLSWQQDILLAWFNRFLNSGEDCPNIQRGFEVWWRRAFWKRNGEQERTRQLRITTTSVENP